From Pusillibacter faecalis, one genomic window encodes:
- a CDS encoding MBL fold metallo-hydrolase RNA specificity domain-containing protein yields MKLCFYGADQCVTGSCHCLEVNGKRILVDCGLQQGRDEISNGEFPFAAGEIDVVLVTHAHIDHSGRIPMLIKQGFQGRIVTTRLTAELLDIMLLDSAHIQESDAEWKNRKAERSGAPRVEPLYTIEDAARVREFVDTCEYNETVPLCEGVTACFVDAGHLLGSASIIVDAVENGTAKRLVFSGDLGNINQPIIRDPTPIEGADYVVMESTYGDRNHTEVWSYTDDLAKIIDETIARGGNVVIPSFAVGRTQELLYFIREIKDAKLVKSNPDFPVYIDSPLAKRATTIFTGNLHGYLDEDALELVKDGTHMFNFTNLRMTETSEESKALNMDPTPKVIISASGMCDAGRIRHHLKHNLWRPECTVVFVGYQGEGTLGRSLLEGTESVKLFGEEIAVHAKIVNFQGLSSHADRDHLLAWIKGFQAPKPQHVFVVHGDREVAPYFAQSVAALGFQTHAPQYTEAYDLIADKVLEVGYLPERKARTAAGKTSSAYERLVAVGNLLMESIKRSKGRDNKSLARFADQLRQLLEKWES; encoded by the coding sequence ATGAAGCTCTGTTTTTACGGCGCCGATCAGTGCGTCACCGGCAGCTGCCACTGCCTGGAGGTAAACGGCAAGCGCATCCTGGTAGACTGCGGACTGCAGCAGGGGAGAGACGAGATCTCCAACGGAGAGTTTCCCTTTGCGGCAGGCGAGATTGATGTGGTGCTGGTGACGCATGCCCATATCGATCACTCCGGCCGGATTCCCATGCTGATCAAGCAGGGGTTCCAGGGCCGCATTGTCACCACCCGTCTGACGGCGGAGCTGCTAGACATTATGCTGTTGGACTCCGCCCACATTCAGGAGTCTGACGCGGAGTGGAAAAACCGCAAGGCGGAGCGTTCCGGCGCGCCGCGGGTGGAGCCGCTTTATACCATTGAGGATGCCGCACGGGTCCGGGAGTTCGTGGACACCTGCGAATATAATGAGACCGTTCCCCTATGCGAGGGCGTGACGGCCTGCTTTGTGGACGCCGGACACCTGTTGGGCAGTGCCAGCATCATCGTGGACGCCGTGGAGAACGGCACGGCGAAGCGGCTGGTGTTCTCCGGCGATCTGGGCAACATCAACCAGCCCATCATCCGGGACCCAACCCCCATCGAGGGCGCGGACTATGTGGTAATGGAGTCCACCTATGGAGACCGAAATCACACCGAGGTGTGGAGCTACACGGACGATCTGGCGAAGATTATTGACGAGACCATCGCCCGGGGCGGCAACGTAGTGATTCCCTCCTTCGCCGTGGGCCGCACCCAGGAGCTGTTGTATTTCATCCGGGAGATCAAGGACGCGAAGCTCGTAAAATCCAATCCAGATTTCCCCGTGTACATTGACTCGCCCCTGGCCAAACGGGCTACCACCATCTTCACCGGAAACCTTCACGGCTATCTGGATGAGGATGCCCTGGAGCTGGTGAAGGACGGCACCCACATGTTTAACTTTACCAACCTCCGGATGACGGAGACCAGTGAGGAGTCCAAGGCGCTGAACATGGACCCCACGCCCAAGGTGATTATCTCCGCCTCTGGCATGTGCGACGCCGGCCGGATTCGCCATCATCTCAAGCACAACCTCTGGCGGCCGGAATGCACCGTGGTGTTCGTGGGCTACCAGGGGGAGGGGACCTTGGGCCGCTCGCTGCTGGAGGGGACGGAGAGCGTAAAACTCTTTGGTGAGGAGATCGCCGTCCATGCCAAGATCGTCAACTTCCAGGGCCTTAGCTCCCACGCCGACCGGGACCACCTGCTCGCCTGGATCAAGGGCTTCCAGGCTCCCAAGCCCCAGCATGTTTTCGTGGTTCACGGGGACCGGGAGGTGGCGCCCTATTTCGCCCAGAGCGTCGCGGCCCTGGGGTTCCAGACCCATGCGCCCCAGTACACAGAGGCGTACGATCTGATCGCGGACAAGGTCCTGGAGGTAGGCTATCTCCCGGAGCGCAAGGCCAGAACTGCGGCCGGTAAGACCAGCTCCGCTTACGAGCGGCTGGTAGCGGTTGGGAATCTGCTTATGGAGAGCATCAAGCGCTCCAAAGGGCGGGACAACAAGTCCCTGGCCCGGTTTGCCGACCAGCTTCGCCAGCTTCTGGAGAAGTGGGAGAGCTAA
- a CDS encoding 2-hydroxyacyl-CoA dehydratase: MRRTLLIPALLDHHWPLLRWAFMSDQWDPVVLDTEAEELGLRYLHNDLCYPFFLIAGQVLSALQSGRYDPERTGILISQPGDGCRGSCLIRLLRPALNRAGFDQVSLVSLNVRELERGSALPLSLSAVRRALAAAFWGDAMLLASHQTRPYEAHPGDTDHLVRAWTGTLSQDLAQNRNLSSSGILNRCREMAADFQAVERAPRRCKRVAVVGDLYTKYCSLGNWDLERYLEHHGCEVAVNGLTWHALYYWDTHLTGVRRHGTAPLLRWACRLQGQLCRILTQSDFASLPPYPELKALGAPFSRCAVGAGWLLAAETAAWVQAGYPRVLATLPFACLPGHIYGRGQYAALQRRLPGSLIVGVDFDASLREGTVQSRIQMLLDSALS; the protein is encoded by the coding sequence ATGAGAAGGACGCTGCTGATTCCCGCCCTGTTAGACCACCACTGGCCCTTGCTGCGGTGGGCCTTTATGTCTGATCAATGGGACCCGGTGGTGCTGGACACGGAAGCTGAAGAGCTGGGCCTTCGATACCTGCACAACGACCTGTGCTATCCATTCTTTCTGATCGCGGGCCAAGTGCTCTCGGCATTGCAATCTGGACGCTATGACCCAGAGCGGACCGGCATACTGATCTCCCAGCCCGGGGATGGGTGCCGGGGCTCCTGCCTTATCCGACTGCTGCGGCCAGCACTGAACCGAGCGGGCTTCGATCAGGTGTCTCTGGTAAGCCTAAACGTGCGGGAGTTGGAGCGGGGGTCAGCGCTGCCGCTGTCCCTCTCCGCAGTCCGGCGGGCGCTGGCTGCGGCGTTCTGGGGAGATGCGATGCTGCTGGCATCCCACCAGACACGCCCCTACGAGGCCCATCCTGGCGACACGGACCATCTGGTACGGGCTTGGACGGGGACGCTCTCTCAGGACCTTGCCCAAAATCGGAACCTCTCCTCCTCTGGTATCTTGAACCGCTGCCGGGAAATGGCAGCGGATTTTCAGGCGGTGGAGCGGGCGCCGCGCCGCTGTAAGCGCGTGGCGGTAGTGGGAGACCTCTATACGAAATACTGCAGTTTGGGAAACTGGGACTTGGAACGCTATCTGGAGCATCATGGCTGCGAGGTGGCCGTCAATGGACTGACCTGGCACGCTTTATACTATTGGGACACCCATCTGACCGGGGTGCGGCGCCATGGGACAGCGCCGCTGCTCCGTTGGGCCTGCCGGCTCCAAGGGCAACTGTGCCGTATTTTGACGCAGTCGGACTTTGCCTCGCTACCGCCGTATCCAGAGCTGAAAGCCCTGGGTGCGCCCTTCTCCCGCTGCGCTGTGGGCGCAGGGTGGCTGTTGGCGGCAGAGACTGCCGCCTGGGTCCAGGCGGGGTACCCCAGAGTTCTTGCCACCCTCCCCTTCGCCTGCCTGCCGGGGCACATCTATGGCCGGGGCCAATATGCCGCGCTGCAGCGCCGGCTCCCTGGGAGTCTGATCGTAGGTGTAGACTTTGACGCTTCGCTGCGGGAGGGCACGGTGCAAAGCCGCATTCAGATGCTGCTGGACTCCGCTCTATCATAA
- the secA gene encoding preprotein translocase subunit SecA codes for MSLLKSIFGDASSRELKSIYPIVDKVEALADEYKAMTDAQLQAKTPEFRERLQHGETLDDILPEAFAAVREAADRVLGMRPYRVQLVGGVVLHQGRIAEMKTGEGKTLVATLPAYLNALAGRGVHIVTVNDYLAKRDSEWMGKVHRFLGLKVGLIIHGLSSKERQEAYAADITYGTNNEMGFDYLRDNMCIYASELVQRGHAFAIVDEVDSILIDEARTPLIISGQGEKSTQLYDMAEMFVSRLKKQVVVQVDNKEEEDADIDADYIVDEKAKTATLTARGITKAEEFFHVENLSDPSNSTLSHHINQALKAHGTMKRDIDYVVKDGEVIIVDEFTGRLMFGRRYSNGLHQAIEAKEHVGVKSENKTLATITFQNYFRLYDKLSGMTGTAMTEQEEFGTIYNLDIVEIPTNRPNQRHDHHDVVYKTEAGKYRAVIQQVKECHEKGQPVLVGTVSIEKNELLSKLLSKEGIPHNLLNAKNHEKEAEIVAQAGKLGAVTVATNMAGRGTDIMLGGNAEYLARADLLKAGYSEEVIVDATGYAETGNEEILSARKLFSEKMAQHKAEIADEAERVREAGGLFIIGTERHESRRIDNQLRGRAGRQGDPGETRFYISLEDDLMRLFGGDRITNMMERFDLDEDTPIENKMLSKAIENAQTTVESRNFQSRKSVLEYDDVMNKQREIIYAQRRQVLDGLDIKATVLNMMRTSIANHVSLAFGGSAHLDAAGYREMLRGLTGTFFAPGAVELSEAEISSKTQEELTDLFAEAAEKTYEVKEQEITPPIMRELERVIMLRVVDEYWMDHIDAMDDLKQGIRLQSYGNNNPVDVYKRESLEMFEEMISAIQDETVRRLYSVRLKKDEEVKRERVAKGMVENVGGDGTKPKKQPVKVNKIGRNDPCPCGSGLKWKKCTCKEYHDQ; via the coding sequence ATGAGTCTTCTGAAAAGTATCTTTGGAGATGCCAGCTCCCGGGAGCTGAAATCCATTTACCCCATTGTGGACAAGGTGGAGGCCCTGGCCGACGAGTACAAAGCCATGACCGACGCCCAGCTCCAGGCCAAGACGCCGGAGTTCAGGGAACGCCTGCAGCATGGTGAAACCTTAGACGACATCCTGCCAGAAGCCTTTGCCGCTGTACGGGAAGCCGCCGACCGGGTGCTGGGCATGCGCCCTTACCGGGTCCAGCTGGTGGGCGGCGTGGTATTGCACCAAGGCCGGATTGCCGAGATGAAAACCGGCGAGGGCAAAACCCTGGTGGCCACCCTTCCCGCCTATCTGAACGCTCTGGCAGGCCGGGGTGTGCATATCGTCACTGTCAACGACTACCTGGCTAAGCGTGACAGTGAGTGGATGGGCAAGGTGCACCGCTTTTTGGGGCTGAAGGTGGGTCTCATTATTCACGGCCTCAGCTCCAAGGAGCGCCAAGAAGCCTACGCCGCCGACATCACCTACGGCACCAACAACGAGATGGGATTCGACTACCTCCGGGACAACATGTGCATTTATGCAAGCGAGCTGGTGCAGCGGGGCCACGCCTTTGCCATCGTGGACGAGGTGGACTCCATTCTGATCGACGAGGCCCGTACGCCTCTGATTATTTCCGGCCAAGGAGAAAAGTCCACCCAGCTCTACGACATGGCGGAGATGTTCGTCTCCCGCCTGAAAAAACAGGTGGTGGTCCAGGTGGACAACAAGGAGGAAGAGGACGCCGACATCGACGCGGACTATATTGTGGATGAAAAGGCAAAAACCGCTACGCTCACCGCCCGGGGCATCACCAAGGCGGAGGAGTTCTTCCATGTGGAAAACCTGTCTGATCCCAGTAACTCCACCCTCAGCCACCATATCAACCAGGCCCTGAAGGCCCACGGCACCATGAAGCGGGACATCGACTACGTGGTGAAGGACGGCGAGGTTATCATCGTGGACGAGTTCACCGGTCGTCTCATGTTCGGCCGGCGCTACTCCAACGGCCTCCATCAGGCCATCGAGGCCAAGGAACACGTAGGCGTCAAAAGTGAGAACAAGACCCTCGCCACCATCACCTTCCAGAACTACTTCCGGCTCTATGACAAGCTCTCCGGCATGACCGGCACCGCCATGACCGAGCAGGAGGAGTTCGGTACCATCTACAATCTCGATATCGTGGAGATCCCCACCAACCGCCCCAACCAGCGCCATGACCACCACGACGTGGTCTACAAGACCGAGGCAGGCAAATACCGGGCCGTGATCCAGCAGGTCAAGGAGTGCCACGAAAAGGGTCAGCCCGTGCTGGTAGGCACCGTCTCCATTGAGAAGAACGAGCTGCTCAGCAAGCTCCTCAGTAAGGAGGGGATTCCACACAACCTCCTCAACGCCAAAAACCATGAGAAGGAAGCGGAGATCGTGGCCCAGGCGGGCAAGCTGGGCGCCGTCACCGTAGCCACCAATATGGCCGGCCGCGGAACTGATATCATGCTGGGAGGCAACGCCGAGTACCTGGCCCGGGCCGATCTGTTGAAGGCCGGTTACTCCGAGGAGGTCATTGTGGACGCCACCGGCTATGCCGAGACGGGCAACGAGGAAATTCTCTCCGCCCGGAAACTGTTTTCTGAGAAGATGGCCCAGCACAAGGCCGAAATTGCCGACGAGGCGGAGAGGGTCCGGGAGGCCGGCGGCCTCTTCATTATCGGTACGGAGCGCCATGAGTCCCGCCGAATTGACAATCAGCTGCGCGGACGTGCCGGCCGGCAGGGAGACCCGGGTGAAACCCGCTTCTATATCTCCCTGGAAGATGACCTGATGCGTCTTTTTGGCGGCGACCGCATCACCAACATGATGGAGCGGTTTGATCTGGACGAGGACACTCCCATTGAGAATAAGATGCTCTCCAAGGCCATTGAAAACGCCCAGACCACTGTGGAGTCCCGGAACTTCCAGTCCCGGAAATCCGTACTGGAATACGATGACGTCATGAACAAGCAGCGGGAGATCATCTACGCCCAGCGCCGTCAGGTGCTGGACGGCCTGGACATCAAGGCAACGGTCTTGAACATGATGCGCACCTCCATTGCAAACCACGTCTCCTTGGCCTTTGGCGGCAGCGCCCATCTGGACGCTGCCGGCTACCGGGAGATGCTGCGGGGCCTCACGGGGACCTTCTTCGCACCCGGCGCCGTGGAGCTTTCAGAGGCAGAGATCTCCAGCAAAACCCAGGAGGAGCTAACAGACCTCTTTGCAGAGGCCGCGGAAAAGACCTATGAGGTGAAGGAGCAAGAGATCACACCGCCCATCATGCGAGAACTGGAGCGGGTCATCATGCTGCGGGTGGTGGACGAGTACTGGATGGACCATATCGACGCCATGGACGACCTCAAACAGGGCATTCGCTTACAGTCTTACGGCAACAACAACCCGGTGGACGTCTATAAGCGGGAGTCCCTGGAGATGTTCGAAGAGATGATCTCCGCCATTCAGGATGAGACCGTCCGCCGCCTCTACTCCGTCCGCTTGAAGAAGGATGAAGAGGTCAAGCGGGAGCGGGTGGCCAAGGGCATGGTGGAAAATGTGGGCGGCGACGGCACGAAGCCCAAGAAGCAGCCGGTCAAGGTCAATAAAATCGGCCGCAATGATCCCTGCCCTTGCGGAAGCGGCCTCAAATGGAAAAAGTGTACCTGTAAAGAATACCATGACCAATAA
- the pgeF gene encoding peptidoglycan editing factor PgeF has protein sequence MSFTTHVQNDLVWLTSSLLGGSPHGFSTRKGGVSPAPWDSLNLRSGCGDRQDHVLENFHRLCWAVGITADRLVLSKQVHETTVRPCTFSDAGKGLWLKQDYTADALITNEPGLPLTVFSADCGVILLHDPIQGAVGAVHAGWRGCAGGILEKTVEELHRLYGSHPSHLRAALGPCIGQCCFETDDDVPEAMLASLGQDAAACLKRQGPKWHVDLAGLNRQWLLRAGLQPEHIDVSGLCTACHPDLFWSHRKMREKRGVQAAIISLPTRGAT, from the coding sequence ATGTCTTTCACCACACATGTGCAAAACGATTTGGTCTGGCTCACTTCTTCCCTGTTGGGCGGGAGCCCCCATGGCTTTTCCACCCGGAAAGGCGGCGTCAGCCCCGCCCCTTGGGACTCCCTGAACCTGCGCAGCGGCTGCGGCGACAGGCAGGATCATGTGTTGGAAAACTTTCACCGCCTCTGCTGGGCGGTGGGCATCACTGCGGACCGGCTGGTGCTCTCCAAGCAGGTCCACGAGACCACTGTCCGTCCTTGCACCTTCTCCGATGCCGGAAAGGGCCTCTGGCTAAAACAGGACTATACCGCTGACGCTCTGATCACCAATGAGCCAGGGCTGCCGCTCACGGTCTTCTCTGCTGACTGCGGCGTGATTTTGCTTCATGACCCCATTCAGGGTGCCGTGGGCGCCGTCCACGCGGGCTGGCGCGGCTGTGCTGGCGGGATTCTGGAAAAAACTGTGGAGGAACTGCACCGGCTTTATGGCAGTCACCCATCGCATCTCCGGGCCGCCCTCGGCCCCTGCATCGGCCAGTGCTGTTTTGAGACTGATGATGATGTGCCGGAGGCCATGCTCGCCTCTCTGGGCCAGGACGCTGCGGCCTGCCTGAAACGGCAGGGTCCAAAGTGGCATGTGGACTTGGCGGGGCTGAACCGCCAGTGGCTGCTGCGTGCCGGGCTGCAGCCGGAACACATTGACGTTTCAGGTCTTTGCACCGCCTGCCACCCGGATCTCTTCTGGTCCCACCGAAAAATGAGGGAGAAGCGGGGCGTGCAGGCCGCCATCATCTCTCTGCCAACAAGAGGTGCCACATGA
- a CDS encoding ABC transporter substrate-binding protein: protein MRHRLLRAICIALLPLLLSACWQDAPPVESSLLPQEEEPSDTGSLSLPEQFSLAYAPGESLDPITCADGMQQVVASLLCEGLFRLGPDFEPEPWLCKSYTYDPVSYTYVFTLYHGITFSDGSFLTSADVKATLDRARSSERYGARLSDVTGITAGSETVTVTLAGPNTGFPALLDIPIVKDGTWERPVGTGPYLFSAEDSGDWLIANQSWWRGAKQPLDRIALVEASDQDTLLYRFSSHDVQLMTADLTGTTPISATDNVTYLDAGTTVLQYLGCNTTRAPLDDPALRRCLWSGIDRSELVSAFFSGHGIASQFPLSPASPLYPQELEERYSAASLSSALSDISGRRPLTLLVNEENRFKVSAAQQIAKEFTAAGISVSVNALPWAEYTAALAAGKFDLYYGEVKLTADWDLTALLGTGGPLNYGGWADPQTDQLLSALSSATDRIGAMERLCSYLKTQAPILPVCFKSTSVLVQANVVDGLKPTMAEPFYNFSDCIVHLRKT, encoded by the coding sequence ATGAGACATCGCCTTTTGCGAGCCATCTGCATCGCGCTTTTGCCGCTTCTTCTTTCTGCTTGCTGGCAGGACGCGCCGCCGGTGGAGAGCTCACTCCTCCCTCAGGAGGAGGAACCCTCTGATACCGGAAGTCTTTCTCTTCCTGAGCAGTTCTCCCTGGCCTATGCGCCGGGAGAAAGCCTGGACCCGATCACCTGCGCGGACGGAATGCAGCAGGTCGTTGCTTCGCTGCTGTGCGAGGGTCTGTTTCGCCTGGGACCGGATTTTGAGCCGGAACCCTGGCTCTGCAAGAGCTATACCTATGATCCCGTCTCGTATACCTATGTCTTCACTCTCTATCACGGTATCACGTTTTCTGACGGCTCTTTCCTTACCTCCGCAGACGTCAAAGCAACCTTGGACCGTGCGCGCAGCTCAGAGCGATATGGGGCAAGGCTCTCTGACGTCACAGGGATCACTGCTGGCAGCGAGACTGTCACCGTCACACTCGCCGGTCCCAATACAGGGTTTCCTGCTCTTTTGGATATCCCCATTGTCAAAGACGGTACCTGGGAGCGTCCCGTTGGTACTGGCCCATATCTCTTTTCTGCTGAGGATTCCGGCGACTGGCTCATTGCCAATCAGTCCTGGTGGCGTGGAGCGAAGCAGCCTCTGGACCGTATCGCTTTGGTAGAGGCCAGCGATCAAGACACTCTGCTCTACCGCTTCAGCTCCCACGACGTGCAGCTGATGACCGCCGATCTGACCGGCACCACTCCTATCAGCGCGACCGATAATGTCACCTATTTGGACGCGGGCACCACGGTTTTACAGTATCTTGGCTGCAATACCACTCGGGCGCCGTTGGACGATCCAGCGCTGCGTCGCTGCCTATGGTCCGGGATCGACCGCTCCGAATTGGTCAGTGCCTTTTTCTCCGGCCATGGCATAGCCAGCCAGTTTCCACTCTCGCCCGCTTCTCCGCTGTATCCTCAGGAGTTGGAGGAGCGGTATTCCGCTGCCTCGCTCTCCTCAGCCTTGTCAGATATATCTGGCCGGCGCCCTCTCACACTACTGGTCAATGAGGAAAACCGCTTCAAGGTTTCTGCCGCACAGCAAATTGCCAAGGAATTTACAGCCGCAGGCATTTCGGTTTCTGTCAACGCCCTGCCTTGGGCGGAGTATACTGCCGCCTTGGCCGCCGGAAAGTTTGATCTCTATTATGGTGAGGTGAAACTCACCGCAGACTGGGACCTCACTGCCCTTTTGGGAACCGGCGGTCCCCTCAACTACGGCGGCTGGGCCGACCCTCAGACTGACCAGCTGCTGTCTGCCCTTTCCTCCGCCACAGACCGAATCGGCGCCATGGAGCGGCTATGCTCCTACCTCAAGACACAGGCTCCCATCCTGCCGGTGTGCTTCAAATCTACCTCCGTGCTAGTGCAGGCCAATGTGGTGGATGGCCTGAAACCCACCATGGCAGAGCCCTTCTACAACTTCTCGGACTGCATTGTGCATCTTCGGAAGACGTAA
- a CDS encoding GIY-YIG nuclease family protein, whose protein sequence is MTYREGGVAVAWCVYILRCRDGSLYTGCTNDIAHRLAVHQSGKGAKYTRSRLPVCLVYREEVAGRSEALRRESVIKRLTREQKLRLLTEQKISISELEPETTHRAGT, encoded by the coding sequence ATGACGTACAGGGAAGGGGGAGTTGCGGTGGCGTGGTGTGTCTATATCTTGCGCTGCCGGGACGGTTCCTTGTACACGGGATGTACCAACGACATTGCGCATCGGCTGGCGGTCCACCAGAGTGGAAAAGGCGCCAAGTACACCCGGAGCCGGCTGCCGGTGTGCTTAGTCTATCGGGAGGAGGTGGCCGGCAGATCAGAGGCGCTGCGACGGGAAAGCGTCATCAAGCGCTTGACGCGGGAGCAAAAGCTGCGGCTGCTGACGGAACAAAAGATATCTATAAGCGAACTAGAACCAGAAACAACGCATAGAGCGGGGACATAA